DNA sequence from the Candidatus Cloacimonadaceae bacterium genome:
AATCACGCTGACATTGCAATCAAGATAGATCAGTATCCCGCCGCCCATACGAAGCTGCATGGCAAACAGGGGATATCCGGTACCGTTGGTAAGCTTAAAGCCCCTGAGAACAGCATTCTGCTCGGCATTACGGAAGGCGACGCAGGAGCCGTTTCCGCTGCCATCGATGATGGTCGTGCCGATATAGTTTGTGTTGCCGGTCGTTGCTTCTAGGCTGCAAACCGTGATCTGCTTGCCGATGAAATCGATATTTTCATAATATCTGCCCGGATGCACCAAAACCATATCGCCATGATTTGCCGTCTCGATGGCGGTTTGGATACTCGTGAACTGCCCGCTGCCATCCAAGGCAACGGTCAAGGTAGCTGCGCTGAGGTGTGAGCAAAGCAGCAGGACTGCGATTATTACTATTCTATAAGACATCAGTTCTCCTAAAAGTAGGGGCGTGTTGCGCACGCCCCCAAAGGCATTTGTTGATGATTGGGCGCGCGCAACACGCCCCGAACAACTATTTCAAGAGCAGCATCTTCTTGGAAATGCTCTTGTCTTTGGTAATCAAGCGGTAGTGATACAATCCGCTGGCAACTGATCTGCCATACCGATCGGTTCCGTCCCAGCTCACCCGATGCGGACCGCTCACCTTAATGCCATCTATTAGGGTCTTTACCTTTTGCCCCTTGATGTTGTAGATTTCCAAGCTAACCGCACCTTCCTCCGCCAGCTCAAACTTGATCGTCGTGGAGGGGTTGAAGGGATTGGGATAATTCTGCTGCAATGCCGTAATCGGGATCACAGGATTAATATCGGTAGTTGTGTTTATCTTGAGCGTGTAATATCTCAAGCCATTATCGTTAAAATAATTCAGCGATTCGGGCTTGATCTTGCACAGCATCCGGTTTTCAGGCATCGCCTTGGAGGCGTAGTAAAGGATAAGCTCGGAATTATCCGGGTCTATCACCTCTCCGGCATCAAGATAGGCACAGAGATCGGTGAAGGCACCTTCAACCTTTACCGCTCCCTTGCAGATGCCATCTTTGTAGAACCCAATCTCGTCTGGGAGCAAGGCACCCTCTGCGTCATCAAGCTCGATAAACAAAGGAATGTAGTCTTCCTTTTCCAAATAGCTGAAATGAACCGGCAAGTCTCTTGTATTGGGATCAACCGGTTTATTGTTGTTCCAGGTAAAGCTGCAGTTCTGGCTAACGGTCAGGATTACCATGTCTCCATAATTGAAGGTACTACCGACTTGGGCACCACCTCCAAACCAGGTGCCACCGGGCAAGCGGTGCATGCTCCAATACTGGGTCTTGATCGAAGTAACAAAGTTCAGGATCGGAGCCAAGGCATCAAAGGGACGAGCACTGCGCCGGTCGAAATAACCGATCCAGTTTTCGTTTGCAACGGTTGTGCTGCCGCTTTGGTAAGCATATAGATTGATAACCGTATTGGGCGCTTGCAGAAAGCCGGATGTTTTGATTGAAATCGGGGTTAGATGAGTATCCAGAACCTTTACCTTATAGCCTTGGATGCTGTTCGCTATCGCTTGATCATTAACAATATTTCCTTGAAGATTATACCGCATCGTAATTTCCGCATAATTTTCCCATTTCCACGTTACCCAGTCAAGTCTCGCCTGATGAATAATCGGCGCAAAGAAGCTTGAATTTGTAGTATATCCCGCCGTCAGCGTATTCAGTGCCGGAAAACTCATCCATTTTATTCCGCTACTGACATTACCGACAGGCATGGCATATTCTTCATACCGATGATCAACTGCTCTGATTGCTCCGATATCGAAAGGAGTGCCATCCGGATCCCGATCCTCAGGATCCTCATTCCACAAGACTCCGTTACCATTAGTATCCGGGTTGCCTTTATCAACGCATGGCGACATGACTGTTGCGCT
Encoded proteins:
- a CDS encoding T9SS type A sorting domain-containing protein gives rise to the protein MFTEDPNSVFNIINLRLTNAKQGIRFRDYELDRTITRMILNIRNCQIYQCGSSENSDYQGAGVYFEGTGSIVNTTISNNSMTNGSNAYGAIYANNNYSRELLIQGNTITNNTGRVCGAVGLSGKGIIRFTGNKLAHNIPIGAAETPGALWVFDAKYTKIDTNLMINNGAASVFLVAIGTIQQAISPIDFANNTIVNNTASIALSMWQNGQQSIKVSNNVFSSQTVGGSVRSVNFANPIVTYNVFHNTTALGFQISPISNIIGNPSLDANYQPIWSATVMSPCVDKGNPDTNGNGVLWNEDPEDRDPDGTPFDIGAIRAVDHRYEEYAMPVGNVSSGIKWMSFPALNTLTAGYTTNSSFFAPIIHQARLDWVTWKWENYAEITMRYNLQGNIVNDQAIANSIQGYKVKVLDTHLTPISIKTSGFLQAPNTVINLYAYQSGSTTVANENWIGYFDRRSARPFDALAPILNFVTSIKTQYWSMHRLPGGTWFGGGAQVGSTFNYGDMVILTVSQNCSFTWNNNKPVDPNTRDLPVHFSYLEKEDYIPLFIELDDAEGALLPDEIGFYKDGICKGAVKVEGAFTDLCAYLDAGEVIDPDNSELILYYASKAMPENRMLCKIKPESLNYFNDNGLRYYTLKINTTTDINPVIPITALQQNYPNPFNPSTTIKFELAEEGAVSLEIYNIKGQKVKTLIDGIKVSGPHRVSWDGTDRYGRSVASGLYHYRLITKDKSISKKMLLLK